The genomic interval GCGACATCAAACACGGCAAGCCGACGATGATGGATTGGGGCGAAGCCGAACGCGTGGCGCAAGCCGTCAAATCCATGGAGTTGAAACACGCGGTCATCACATCGGTGAATCGTGATGAGAGGCGGGATGGCGGCTCTCCGATTTTTGCTATGGTGATTCGCCGCATTCGAGAAGTTCTGCCAGGCTGTTCCATCGAAGTGTTGATCCCCGATTTCAAAGGTTCGATTGAGGCGTTGAAAATTGTGATGGACGCGCGACCTGAAATTTTGAATCACAACGTGGAGACCGTGCCGCGCTTGTTCAAGCAAGTCCAACCGCAGGATAACTACGATTGGGCGGCGGCGACTCTCTCGAACGCAAAGAAACTCGACCCCGATGTGTTGACCAAGTCTGGAATCATGGTCGGTCTCGGTGAAGAAATGGACGAGATCAAAGCCGTGATGCGCGATCAACGCTCATGGGGCGTGGACATTTTGACCATCGGTCAATACCTGCAACCGAGCAAGAAGCACATGCCCATTTCGAGATATTACACCATGGAAGAG from Candidatus Defluviilinea gracilis carries:
- the lipA gene encoding lipoyl synthase, which produces MSVTPTRDRIIPPSDVRPLRRPEWIKVRAPAGENYERIQTLMRSKSLHTVCEEAMCPNLGECWGSGTATFLMLGDVCTRTCGFCDIKHGKPTMMDWGEAERVAQAVKSMELKHAVITSVNRDERRDGGSPIFAMVIRRIREVLPGCSIEVLIPDFKGSIEALKIVMDARPEILNHNVETVPRLFKQVQPQDNYDWAAATLSNAKKLDPDVLTKSGIMVGLGEEMDEIKAVMRDQRSWGVDILTIGQYLQPSKKHMPISRYYTMEEFAELRDYGKEIGFKWVESNPLVRSSYHAAEQVRALSVVHRKLYGERVEN